CCGCCCGCCGCATGGCCCCGTACGCCGCCGACACCGCGTAGCCCCTGGTGGTCGAGGCCCTCGGGGCTAGCGTGGACAGGGCGGTGCGGAGCGCGGAAGAGCCGGAGAGAGCGAGAGCCATCGGATCAGCCTCTTGCTTTTGCGGCGAAGGATCGGACGGCTGCTGGCGCTCTGCTCTCTCCCCTGCTCTGCTTGGTGCTCGCTGCTGCGCATATGGCTCGGAGACAAAGGGTACACTGGTCATTTTCGCTGCCTGGGCCCGCTTGTAAGAGCTCTCAAACGGCCAAAACCGAATGGAATAGGGACTGAATGGCATGGAGGGACAAACCAAGTTGCACTTGGGCATACAGGTGTCGACGAACTTTTTAGGGGCATGGAGGTTAGACCCAACTTTCGTAATGGCACACAGGTAAAACCCTcaaggtagggaccccctccaaagcaattcaatccaaccaacacacaggacgtagtgtattatgcaatctagtggtccgaacctgtctaaattgtgtgtctgtgtttacctttgagtttctgatctcaacgagccctactaaccaaaacactacctcgagcacccgctcagtaggttgccggctttaaacactgacagctggcatGCGAGGTAGGGGACctcgccgagaatccactggcgaactcgatggcacaagtcatcatcaagccaatcatcaCGCTCGAAGTAGGCGCGATGTTTGTAttcggctcctaggtttgcatcgcagatggtgctagaaatttccaccgccacatcgccTCGACaacggagaagaagcagcaaaccatgaagctccagcgctaAACTCTGGAGAACCTCGTCAAGAGGTTCAGcgaatttttaatttttgacGTAGTCAGAAGCTggggggatgagtccgagttcaactcgacttcttccgccagtcggattgactttcacgagctagcacataagccatcgtgcaagTCAGACTGCCATCCGAGTCGATTCCCGTTGGGGCTCCGTAACATGAGCTCTATTTATTAGGCTGCTCTATCCAGATCATAATCTGATACGGATATGAtcaaggacctcgactactactcgggtCCGGActaggagactcctttatcaggtccgcaacaGGGCCTAGTAATCACATAAAACTCCCCCAAAGGCGGATTTTTCTACTGGGCCCANNNNNNNNNNNNNNNNNNNNNNNNNNNNNNNNNNNNNNNNNNNNNNNNNNNNNNNNNNNNNNNNNNNNNNNNNNNNNNNNNNNNNNNNNNNNNNNNNNNNAGTATACACAAACTTTATCACGAGTGGTAGCATAATCTGTAATAAAAAAACGCACCAACCAACATATTTCACACAAAGGAATGAAGGGGGGAGTGTTGAAGTTTTTTACCAAAAAGGCTGTTCATCCCTTTGTGTGAAAAATATATTAAGCCAATGGCTCAAATAACCTACTCAAGTGTTAAGTGTTTAGGAACCTAAACAACACCCTAGCAAAAAGGATAGGGGGGGGGGtgaagtttttcaaaaagaaaaacaatgtcTAATCCTTTGTATTGTGAGTTTTGTTAAGTTCGAAAAGAGTTTTTATTGCATAACCAAGACTCAAACCCTGAAACCTCGTGGCTCAAAGGGCCAAGGGGCTTGAAGCCTCAGGAAATGCACCTGGCACAACTACCAAACATAGAACCACCCTCAAAGAAAAAGGATTCACGAGAGATAGCGCATAAACAAAAAGCACGAAAAGATGACAAACACATCAACAGCTAAGGTCGAACAACCATCCTGTACACCAAATGTTTACAACCACCAAATTTTACAGCTAGCAAATGCCTCACATCCTGACCCTAAACATTATAGCAATCCAAATCCAGCCTCGAGCTTATTCCTTGTGTTGCCCAGAACCACCAGCTTCACCTTCCTTCCTCGATTCCTCTCCCTTGGCCTGTTCAAAGCAGTTCCAATTAGAAAACAACTAGAAAAGTTACAAACTTAAAGCTCAAACCTTCGCAAGTCGATCTCAAGCAACTAGCCTCGCATGATCACGTCCAGAAGCTGCTCAGAATTGTTTCAAGAAAATTTTCTTCACAATCTTAATACTCTTAGACATTTCTTGCTCGTCAGGCTCCGAGGCTAAGGGAAACTGATAGCTGCGTGCCCTAAACTTAAGAAAGTCAGAACAACCCTCATTCTCTAGCAATTTAAGCATGCCCTTGTAGCAAAAAGAGGCAGCGTAGTCGCTAGCTCCGGTAATGACCCTGGCAAATACTCAAACTTTTGGTCCATCTAATCGAACATTTCTTTGGCCCCCTTTTCAATGGGGAAAGGAAGGAGCTCAGCACCAAACTCTGCTAAAGCAACTTTGTATCCTTTATGAATCTGTGCAAATCTAGTCTTTAGCACTTATTCCACTTCATAAATAAAAACCTTTTGGTCCTCAAGCCTCTTGCCAAGCATGTGGATCATCATGTCTTTTTCGGCACAAGCTTTTTTTCAAGGATGAGATAGTTATTGAATCTTTCTCAATAGTGCTCCGTAACTTCTCTAGAACACCAAGATTATCTTGTgaatttttctccaagttttCCACCCTCTAAATGAGGTCACTACATGTCTTCACAAATAATTCTTTGTTCTTCTTTAAGTCTGTGTTCTCTTCAGAAAGCGAGGTCTGGAGGTCATTTGAAGCACTGTTCTCCTTATTTATCCTCGCAATCTCAGCCTCAAGCTCTAGAATCTTAGTGTTGCAGCTAAGTGCGGCTTTCTCCTTCTCTTGAAGCCTATCAACAGCAACCTTGCCAGCAATTATAGCCTAAAATAGAGGAATGGCGAAAAACAAGTAAAAAACCGAGAAAAGGAATGACTTGATAAACCACCAAAACCTCGTTAATCGCAAAAACAATACCTTATACCGAAGGGTAGCATTTATTCTGGCCAAGTGATCAGGATCAAAACACCGCAAAGACTTCTCATACTCTGTCAAAATGAAAAATATCGtataagcaagcaagcaaacaaagaaCAAACAATGCAAGAGACAATCAAAATACTAACCCTCGGGGTCAAATGCACTGCCTTGAGTATCATCTTGAACAGAGAGCTTAGCCGTCATAGGGATTTGAggaaccttttctttttccttggcAACCTCACCCTCCTCAAGAACCTCCGCAGAAACACCAGCTTTAGCCTTCCCCAAAGCAACCTTTGTTGTTTCATCTACAACACGAAGTGAGTCCCTAGATCCCCACAATAGCAGCGGATTGTAAGgatcatcatcctcacctgaccTAGACACATGAACAGACAATAATTTTTCCCTAAGATCGGTGCCAAAAGCCTTGTTGTAGTTAGCCACGGACTGAGGCAGGGTGGAGCCCTCGGTAAAGGATCAACTCGTAGAAGCATTGAGGGCTCGCTATACGCCTCTCCAGCTGCACCAACAGTATTTTGCAATTCCATAAAAAATTTAATAGAGGCACTGCTGGAATCTACAAGGCCTAATTTAGGCAAAAATCTGACAAAATTTTTACTTGGCTCAGCAGACAACGGGTCAGGTTTGTCATCCTTAGCAGCAATAGCAGCCTCGGGGTGCAGCTCCTTTTGAGGAGACCTTTTTCCAGTTTTCAGGTGCTAAGACAAGGCCAAAGACATGTCCTCATCTAAAAAACCTttatcatcatcgtcatcatccagGACATTAACAATCCTAACCCCGGTCTTCTTGCTAGCCTTCTTCAATTTTAGCCCAGCAAGAGCTCCAGCAGCTTTGAGCTCTGGCTTCGTGGCATCCGGCCTAACCTCGGGCTCATGCTCTGTAGGCACAGAACTCTTGACAACCCTAGGTTTTTTGCTGAAAATGCTCAGCTATTGATCGGCAGAAGAGCCCTAACCAAGTaagcttttcttttttaagaGACTCAAGGTCGGAGGTCTTGGACATCTTGCTGATCTCGACCACAAGCAAAGAGGCTGAGTCCTTAgagttcttcttcttccccttgctTCCGTTCCCACCAATCTCAACGGAACTGGTCATGCTAGCCTCGCGCATCCGCTTAGAGGGCTTGCAAGGTTTGGCTCAAGGTTCAACCTCTATGCCCATCTCTGAAAAAACACGGTTCACCCGGAGACCGTGCGTAACAAACTTACGAGCATACAAAAATTCATTCTCATGACAAGGCCCAAGAATATCCACAGCTCGCCTCTCGATCTTGTTAACCAAAACACCAACGTTGACCCCCTCTGGCAAACTTAGTCCAAAAACTGGAAAAGGAATCGGTCTTAGGTACCACGGTACCTTCTTCATCACAATTTCCTTGGGTGTCCATCCACGAGAAAGGGGCCAGATGTCCATAGCCAACTATTCCTCAACCAAGTCTCAACCGACAATTGATGAACAAGCAAGAACGAAGGCGTCCTCGCAAGCCCGTAAAGCCTTTGTTCTTAAGAATGGTGGAGCGGTGGTAATGTTCAAAGGCGACATCGAGCTAAAGAATGGGTAGAATGGCTAACCATATCCACAAACCTCAGGCATATCCACCTTAATGTAAAACCAATAGCTGAGCCACTCGTCACCCCATTTGTTTTTCTGTGCCATAGAAAGCTCGACCCTAGAAATTTTCTTGCTCTTATTCTTCCTCCGGGTCATAAATGTACAACAACCGAACCGTGTCCCAAAAGCTCCCTTCTCATCATTAAACTCGACCCTCTTCTTCTGAACATGAATCTCGAAGAGCCTCGCAAAACCATCAATATCGATTACGCCTCCGAATGTACGCTCAATCCAGTAAAACTTAGAAAGAGCCACGACGGAATTAGGTGTAAGCTGATGAAGCTTAGCACTATATCTATCCAAGATCTGAGGCAGCATCTTATCATAGGAAAATCGCAAGCCGGCGGTAAAGAAATTCCTAAACACCATAGCCTCACCAATATCGGGTTTTGGCACAAGCTCATCGCCGGGAGGGCTAGCAACACCCTGAGGGAAATAGCCCTTGCTGACATAAAAATCAATTGTGTTCTGTGAAACCAAAGACCACCCAAAATGAAGGGTCAGAAGGAAAGCATCCTTGCCAGCTATTAGCTCTGAAGGGTTAGCCTCGACATT
This sequence is a window from Setaria italica strain Yugu1 chromosome III, Setaria_italica_v2.0, whole genome shotgun sequence. Protein-coding genes within it:
- the LOC111256843 gene encoding protein SENESCENCE-ASSOCIATED GENE 21, mitochondrial-like: MALALSGSSALRTALSTLAPRASTTRGYAVSAAYGAMRRAAAAAEGATAGEAKEAERGAAAEISGIPDPVTGHYRPAN